In the Gossypium arboreum isolate Shixiya-1 chromosome 10, ASM2569848v2, whole genome shotgun sequence genome, one interval contains:
- the LOC108451307 gene encoding ankyrin repeat-containing protein BDA1-like: MDERMIEAAQTGDIDLLYELIQNDPYVLQRIDDVPFFHTPLHVAAAADRVDFMMEMINLKPSFARKLNQAGFSPMHLALQDNRTQAVLQLLKFDKGLVRIKGREGFTPLHHVVQTGNVDLLIKLLKVCPEAIEDVTVRDETVFHLAVKNDMFEAFKLLVGWLIRSHHESAQRWEKELLSWADINGNTVLHIAAIRNRPRVVDVLLEHLHRYQINAKNLEGLTALDIQSQYPWNERQADRIIDMLSNAGGLSGSSSSLPNTSFASIYIKSSEEKTPWYLKWATRAGGGKKGMPHEMRNTFLVVTVLIITTTYEASLNPPKTPDDSPCPSLKYQVSLSQDQPLNSHTFLHKTDINTAPIPSPSAMDVSQKGDWTSEYSLFWFYNTLTFWAAVFLTVLLLPPHSLSLLILLTLGFFGRSYMNLFEVSSWSWEHSFEFSNKKAHFLYGVASVSNLCSSTLLVFLGSYQTMFYVCRRVNITKSNLFFHVQIVQIVAIGYMIFIIVS, encoded by the exons ATGGATGAGAGGATGATAGAGGCTGCACAAACAGGAGATATTGACCTCTTGTATGAGTTAATTCAGAATGATCCATATGttttacagcgtattgatgatgtGCCTTTTTTCCATACTCCATTGCATGTAGCAGCCGCTGCTGACCGTGTTGATTTTATGATGGAGATGATCAACTTAAAGCCATCGTTTGCAAGAAAGCTAAACCAAGCCGGTTTTAGCCCCATGCACTTGGCTCTGCAAGATAACAGAACCCAAGCAGTGCTTCAACTCCTCAAGTTTGACAAAGGCCTTGTTCGTATCAAAGGGAGGGAGGGTTTCACTCCTCTGCACCATGTGGTTCAAACTGGAAATGTTGATCTTTTGATCAAGTTACTTAAGGTTTGTCCTGAGGCAATTGAAGATGTGACTGTTCGAGATGAGACGGTATTCCATCTTGCTGTGAAAAACGATATGTTTGAAGCTTTCAAATTGTTGGTGGGTTGGCTTATAAGAAGCCACCATGAGTCTGCCCAACGTTGGGAGAAAGAACTACTGAGTTGGGCAGACATTAATGGAAATACTGTGCTACACATTGCAGCTATCAGAAACAGACCTCGG GTGGTAGATGTATTGTTGGAACACTTGCATCGATACCAAATCAATGCCAAAAATTTGGAGGGACTGACAGCACTAGATATCCAATCACAATACCCATGGAATGAAAGGCAAGCGGATAGGATTATAGATATGCTAAGCAATGCTGGAGGTTTGAGTGGTTCCTCTTCCTCGCTTCCCAATACCTCCTTCGCTTCAATCTATATCAAATCTTCAGAAGAAAAGACGCCATGGTACCTAAAATGGGCAACACGAGCAGGTGGAGGAAAGAAGGGTATGCCACATGAGATGCGTAACACATTTCTAGTAGTGACCGTACTAATTATAACAACCACTTACGAGGCCTCTTTAAATCCGCCAAAGACACCTGATGACAGTCCATGTCCATCGCTGAAATACCAAGTCTCTTTAAGTCAAGATCAGCCTCTCAATTCCCACACATTTTTGCATAAAACCGACATCAATACTGCTCCCATACCCAGTCCCTCCGCAATGGACGTTTCCCAAAAAGGTGATTGGACATCTGAATACTCCTTGTTCTGGTTTTACAACACTTTGACCTTCTGGGCAGCAGTGTTTTTAACAGTACTTCTCCTACCCCCTCATTCATTGTCTTTGTTGATTCTCCTAACACTTGGCTTCTTTGGGAGATCTTACATGAATTTATTTGAGGTTTCCTCATGGTCGTGGGAACATTCATTTGAGTTTTCCAATAAAAAGGCACACTTTTTATATGGTGTAGCCTCCGTTTCTAATCTTTGCTCCTCGACATTGCTCGTTTTCCTTGGATCATACCAGACAATGTTTTATGTTTGCAGGAGGGTAAACATTACCAAATCAAATCTCTTCTTCCACGTACAAATCGTACAAATCGTTGCCATTGGGTACATGATTTTTATTATTGTTTCATGA